The following coding sequences lie in one Nodularia sp. LEGE 06071 genomic window:
- a CDS encoding response regulator — protein sequence MVSNKILVIDDTTVVRLKVREMLPPGNFEVLEAKDGVEGYNFIRQEKLSLIMLDFLLPKMSGWEVFQQVQAQPELRKIPLVIMSGRKEEVTQKLTEPFEYFEFLGKPFDQKQLITAIKSAMAKAKKPRAEIIPVAAVATKNIPVAASRIANTIVVPSDNHSSNSAEINALNEKMIKMQAEIDGLKKQLGQVVTFIKQKIK from the coding sequence GTGGTAAGCAACAAAATTTTAGTTATCGATGACACTACCGTTGTCAGGTTAAAAGTACGAGAAATGTTACCTCCTGGCAATTTCGAGGTATTAGAAGCAAAAGATGGTGTGGAAGGATACAATTTCATCCGTCAGGAAAAGCTCAGTTTAATCATGTTGGACTTTCTGCTACCGAAAATGAGTGGTTGGGAAGTTTTTCAGCAAGTTCAAGCACAGCCTGAGTTAAGAAAAATTCCCTTGGTGATCATGTCTGGTCGTAAGGAAGAGGTGACGCAAAAACTGACAGAACCTTTTGAATACTTTGAATTTTTGGGAAAGCCTTTTGACCAAAAGCAACTAATTACTGCGATTAAGTCAGCGATGGCCAAAGCTAAAAAGCCTCGCGCAGAAATAATTCCAGTAGCGGCTGTGGCCACCAAAAATATTCCGGTAGCTGCTTCCCGGATCGCAAATACCATCGTAGTACCTTCAGATAATCACTCATCTAACTCAGCAGAAATAAATGCGCTGAATGAAAAAATGATCAAAATGCAAGCAGAAATCGATGGCTTAAAGAAACAGCTAGGTCAGGTGGTGACTTTTATTAAACAAAAAATTAAGTAA
- the lipA gene encoding lipoyl synthase, with protein sequence MTSPQPAQLKSEITAMPSWLRRPIGKASELSTVQRIIKQRQIHTICEEGRCPNRGECYAQKTATFLLLGPVCTRSCAFCQVDKGHAPMPIDSEEPRKVAEAVQLLGLRYVVLTSVARDDLPDQGAGQFVKTIETIRLLNPEIQIEVLTPDFWGGVGAGESGQRQRIATIVTAKPACFNHNVETVRRLTGPVRRGAKYDRSLRVLAVVKEIDPTIPTKSGLMLGHGETREELMETMADLRAVGCDRLTIGQYMRPSLEHLPVQRYWTPEEFDDLGSVAWQMGFNHVRSGPLVRSSYHAGE encoded by the coding sequence ATGACTTCGCCACAACCAGCCCAACTCAAGTCGGAAATTACGGCAATGCCTAGCTGGTTACGTCGCCCCATTGGCAAAGCTAGTGAACTTTCTACTGTACAACGCATTATTAAGCAACGTCAAATTCACACTATTTGTGAAGAAGGACGATGCCCCAACCGAGGGGAGTGCTATGCTCAAAAAACTGCGACTTTTTTACTATTAGGGCCAGTCTGCACACGCTCTTGTGCTTTTTGTCAAGTAGATAAAGGTCATGCACCAATGCCTATTGACTCAGAGGAACCGCGCAAAGTAGCAGAAGCTGTGCAGCTTTTGGGATTGCGTTATGTGGTTCTAACTTCTGTAGCCCGTGATGATTTGCCTGATCAGGGAGCGGGGCAGTTTGTGAAGACAATAGAGACTATTCGCCTGTTAAATCCAGAGATTCAAATCGAAGTGCTGACACCAGATTTTTGGGGTGGTGTGGGTGCTGGAGAGTCAGGTCAACGGCAAAGGATAGCCACAATTGTCACAGCCAAGCCTGCTTGTTTTAATCACAATGTGGAAACAGTGCGGCGGTTAACAGGCCCCGTGCGTCGGGGAGCCAAGTATGACCGCTCTCTAAGAGTCCTGGCCGTAGTTAAAGAAATTGATCCGACTATTCCTACCAAATCAGGTTTGATGCTGGGACACGGCGAAACGAGGGAGGAATTAATGGAAACTATGGCGGATTTAAGGGCGGTGGGGTGCGATCGCCTGACTATCGGCCAGTATATGCGTCCTTCCTTAGAACATTTACCAGTTCAAAGATACTGGACACCAGAAGAATTTGATGATCTAGGTAGCGTAGCATGGCAAATGGGATTCAACCATGTCCGTTCAGGACCATTGGTTCGTAGTTCCTACCATGCTGGAGAGTAG